Within Winogradskyella helgolandensis, the genomic segment GTATTTGCCATTTTACATTTCAAGTAAATTTGAGAATTCACTTAGCAAATAACTGATTTATATCTTTGAAGGCTTTGAACTCTAAAGCATTTCCTGAAGGGGCCTTAAAGAACATTGTTGCTTGTTCTCCCACTAATCCTTCAAATCTAATATAAGGTTCAATGATAAAGTGTATGCCTTTCGATTTTAATAGTTCTGAGAATTGATGAAAGCGATCCCATTCTAAAACAACACCAAAATGTGGTACAGGTACATCTTTTCCATCCACTAAATTAGTGATTTCCTCTTCGGTTTGCTTTGTTTTAAAATGGATAACTAATTGATGACCAAAGAAATTATAGTCAACCCAATGGTCACTACTTCGTCCTTCTTCTAGTTGTAATATATTAGTGTAGAAGTTTCTACATAGTTCTAAATTATGAACAGGAATCGCCAAATGAAAAGGTGCTAGAGCCATAATTATCGTCTATTACTCCGTGTTTCACTTTCCTTATTTGCTTCATACGTTTTAGTAGAATCAGCAATTAAATCATTCAAATTTTTAAATTCTTCTTTTGTTAATTCTCTATATTGACCAGTAGGCACATCAAGTTTAATATTCATAATCCGAATACGTTTTAAAGCTTGTACTTCATAATTACAATACTCACACATTCTTCGAATTTGTCTATTTAATCCTTGAGTTAA encodes:
- a CDS encoding VOC family protein translates to MALAPFHLAIPVHNLELCRNFYTNILQLEEGRSSDHWVDYNFFGHQLVIHFKTKQTEEEITNLVDGKDVPVPHFGVVLEWDRFHQFSELLKSKGIHFIIEPYIRFEGLVGEQATMFFKAPSGNALEFKAFKDINQLFAK